The Streptomyces sp. 135 sequence GCCCCGCTCGCCGCGGACAACCTCGTCGGCGCCTACGACACCGGCACCGGCAGGATCGACGGCCGCGCCAACCTCAACGAGATCAGCATGGGCGGCCCGCTGCTGCCGCTGCCGGTGACGGGCGGTACCGGGCCTTCCGGCTCACCCTCGCCCTCGTCCACACCCTCGTCCTCGCCCTCGGTCCCACCCACGAGGGAAGGTGCGCGGTGAAGCGCGTCGTACGACGGCGGGCGCTCACCACCGGAGCCGCCACCGGTGCCGGTCTCGGCGGACTGCTCGCCCTCGGCCTCGGCTTCGCGCTCGCCCTCGGCGCCTTCTCCGTCACCGCCCCCCGCTTCGACGGCATCGAGGACCTGCCCCTGCCGGGCGGCGCCGACCTCGGCCCGCACCCCTACACCGTCACCGCCGAACTGGCCGACGCCCTCAGCCTGGTGCCGCACGCCGCGGTCAAGGTCAACGACGTCGCCGTCGGCCGGGTCACCTCCGTCCGCCTCGACGGCGACAAGTGGTCGGCCCGCGTCACGATGGAGATCAACGGCGACGTCCGGCTGCCCCGCGACGCGGGCGCCCGCCTGGAACAGTCAAGCCTGCTCGGCGAGAAGTACGTCAGCCTCATCGCGCCCGCCAAGTCGGCAGGACCGGCGGCACGGCTCGGCGACGGCGCCGTCATCCCCCTCTCCCGCACCGGCCGCAACACCGAGGTCGAAGAGGTGTTCGGCGCGCTGTCCCTGCTGCTCAACGGTGGCGGCGTCAACCAGCTCAAGACCATCACACGGGAACTCAACAAGGCCCTCGGCGGACGTGAACCCGAGGTCCGCTCCATGCTGAAACGGGTCGAGGAACTCGTGGGGAACCTCGACGACCACCGCGGTGACATCACCGACGCCCTCGACGGCGTCAACCGGCTCGCCACGACCCTCGCCGGCCGCAAGGACGACGTACGCACCGTCCTGACCGGTCTCTCACCCGGTCTGAAGACCCTGGAGGAGCAGCGCGGCTCCCTGCTGACCATGCTGCGCTCCCTGGACAGGCTGTCCGGTGTCGCCGTCTCCACCGTCGAAGCGAGCAAGGACGACATGGTCGCCGACCTCAAGGCCCTCGCCCCCACCCTCAAGGCCCTCGCCGACGCGGGGACCGACCTGCCGGACTCCCTCCAGGTGCTGCTCACCTACCCGTTCACCGACGAGGTGCTGAACGGCGTCAAGGGCGACTACCTCAACGTCTACCTGAAGATGACCGCCGTCCCCGGCACCCAGGTGATCCCTCCTCTGGTGCCGCGCGGCACCCCTTCGCCCACCGCCGCGCCCAAGAAGCGGTCCGGCGCCAAGACCACGGCCTCCCCCTCGGCGCCGCTGCCCCTGCCGTCCGTACCACCGGAACCCACCCGAAGTCCCGAGGACGGAGGCACGCCAGGATGATCACCCTCGCCGTACGCCTGAAGAACCTCGCCTTCCTCGTCATCGCCGTCCTCGTCCTCGGCTTCCTCGGCATCCGTTACGCGGACCTCGGCCGCTACGTCGGCGTCGCCGACCACTACACGGTCAAGGTCGAACTCGCCCGGACGGGCGGGCTCTTCACCCACTCCGACGTCACCTACCGAGGCGTGTCGGTGGGCCGGGTCGGCCCGATCGAGCTGACCGCGGACGGCGTGGTCGCGGAGCTGCGCATCAAGAAGTCCGCCCCCCGCATCCCCGCCGACACGCGGGCCGTGGTGGCCGGACTCTCCGCGGTGGGCGAGCAGTACATCGACCTGCGGCCGGAGAGCGACACCGGCCCCCACCTCGCCGACGGCACCCGGATCGAACGGCCCGACACCGAGGTGCCCGTGCCCGTCACCGACGTCCTCACCAGCGTGAACGACCTCACCCGGTCCGTGCCGCTGAAGGAACTGCGCACGGTGGTCGACGAGTTCGGCAAGACCTTCGAGGGGCACGGCGACGACCTGCGGGTGCTCCTCGACAGCGGCAGTGCCTTCATCGAGGCCGCCGACCGTGATCTGCCCTCGACCAGCCGCCTGCTCGTCGACGGCGAGACCGTGCTGCGCACCCAGGCCGAGGAGGCGAAGGCCATCCGCGGCTTCGCCGACGGTGCGACGGAACTCGCCCGCACCCTCAAGGGTTCCGACACCGATCTACGCCGGCTCCTCACCGTCACGCCGGACGCCGCCACGCAGGTCAGCGGGTTGCTCCGGGACCTCGACCCCAGCCTCGGCGTGGTCCTCGCCAACCTGGTCACCACCTCCGAGATCGCCGTCACCCGGCAGCGCGGCGTCGAGGAACTCCTCGTGAAGTACCCGGCGGCCGTCTCGGCCGGTGCCACCGCCGTCGACGGAGGAAAGCTGCGGCTCGGCCTGGCCGTCACCTTCTTCAAGCCCCTGCCCTGCACCGACGGCTACGGCGGCACCCGGTACCGCACCGGCCTGGACCTCGGTACCGCCCCCGCCCTCAACACCGGCGCCGCCTGCACGGCACCGGCCGCGAGCGGGGTCAACGTACGTGGGTCCGCCAACGCCCCCCGGGGCGGAGCGCTGCCCGAACCGGCCAGGCCCGGCTCCCTGCCCTCGGGCAGCACGGGCAGCACGGGCAACAAGGGGCGCGCGGGCGGTACCGCTTCGGCGCCGGGCGCGCTGGCCTCCCGGGCACGGGCGGCACCGGGGCGGCGGGGCTGGCGGGGCTGCTCGGCGCGGACCCGGAGGCGGGCCGATGAGGCGGACGCGGGCCGTCGCCGGGGCGGGACTGGTACTGGCGCTGGCGTTCTGCGGCGCCGGGGCGTGGACGTACGCCCAGGCGCGGGGCGACGACTCCCTCGCGTACGGCCGTGAGCGCGACGAGGCGCTGAGCGACGGGCGCGAGCGGCTCGCCGTCCTCAACACCCTCGACGCCTCGTCCCGGCAGCGGGCGCGGGCGGGCATCGAGGACTGGCGTGCCGCCGCGACCGGTCCGCTGCGGCAGGAACTGGGCGCCACCGCCCCCGGAAAGGGTCCCTCGGCGCGGGGCACGGTCACCGAGGCCGCACTCACCGCCCTCGACACGCGCGCGGGCACCGCGAAGCTCGTCGCCACCGTGCGCGTCGAGGTCACGCCCACGGGGGCGAAGACGCCGACCGCGGACCGCAAGCGTCTGGAGGCGGTCCTTGCCCGCACGGGCGAAGGCGAGTGGAAGGTCAAGGCACTGAGCGCGGTACCGCTCGCGCGGACGGCGAAGGAGGACGAGAGCCGATGACACCGCTACGGCACCTCGGACGCCCCCGGACCCCCACCGCCCCACCCGCAGGACGGGAAGAGGACGCCCCCCACCCCGGCGGCGGCACTGACGCCGCGTCCGGCCAAGAGGCGCCGCAGGCCGAGCCGGTGGACGGTCGCGGTGGCGGCCGGCGTTCGCGTGTCCTCGTCCGGCGCCTCGTCCCCGCGGTGTGCGCCGTGCTGCTCGTCCTCGCCGGCGGAGGCTTCTTCTACGGCGCCCATCAGCTGAGGTCCGCCCCGTCCGCCGGCAACCACGCGCTGACCGACGCCGAGGCGACCAGCCGCGTCGCCGGTGACGTCGGCAACGCCCTCGCGCGCGTCTTCTCGTACACACCGGGCGGTCTGGACGCCACCGAGCGTGCCGCGCGGTCCGTCCTCGCGGGGCGGGCGGAGCGCCAGTACACGGAGCTGATGGGCCGGATGCGCGCGGACCTCGCCGCGCAGCGCGTCACCCTCAGCACCCAGGCCGTACGTATCGGAGTGATCGAACTCGACGGCGACAGCGCACGGTTGCTCGTCTTCCTCGATCAGCTCTCGCACCGCGGAAAGGCCCGCACCACCTCCGCGGCGGCCCAGCTCACGGTGACCGCGCGATGGGAGGACGACCAGTGGCGAATCGTCGACATGAAGCCCCGCTGAGCGGGCGCGAGGAGAAGGGAAGACGGATGAGACACGGGACCGGGGGACCGGCCAGGCTCGGGGCACCGCCGCTCACGGCCCTCGCCGTGGCCCTCGCCCTGACCGCGGCAGGCTTCGGCACATGGGCGGGCTGGGACTGGTACGCCGCGGCCCACGACGACACCGCGGGCTACGCCGAGCAGCGCGACGCGGCCCTCGCCGCCGGTGAACAGGCCGTCCAGAACCTCAACACCCTCGACCACCGCAGCGTCAGCCGCGGCCTGGACCTCTGGGAGTCCTCCACCACCGGCGAGCTGCACGAGCAACTGGCGGCCGGGCGCGAGGAGTTCGCCGCGAAGGTGCGGACCGCGAAGACCGTGACCACGGCGAAGGTGCTCTCCGGCGCGCTCACCGAACTCGACGACCGGGCCGGCCGGGCCCGCGTCCTTGTCGCCCTGCGGGTGACGGTGAAAGCCCCCGGCGACGCGAGCACCGACAAGGACAGCCGCATGCTCGGCGAACTGACCCGCACCGACGGCCACTGGAAACTCAGCGCCCTGGGGCAGGCCCCGGTCGGCGGCACGTCAGCAGGCTGACCGGCCGACCAGCTGACCGCCGACCGGCCGCAGGAGAGGACGAACACGATGCCGGCGACCCGCCATCACCTGAACAACGCACGCCGCCGCCAGGCCCGGGAGGCCCTCCACCCCCCGGTCACGAGCACCGCCGCCAAAGGGCGCGGGGAACCGCGCGACCAGCCACGACCGACCCGCACGCGGCACACGACCCGAGACGGAACGGCGGCTCCCGAAACGCCTGGGCCCCCGCCCCGCAGCACCCGCACCCTCCTGATCCTCTGCCTGCTCACCCTCGTACTCGGCGGCTTCGCCGGCTGGGCGCACGCCCGCGCGGAGGCGATCCGCGACGCCCCGGCCGCACGCAACACCGCCCTGTCCGACACCGCCCGCACCAGCGAGATCAAGGGTCAGTCGACCAAGGCCGTCGGCGCGCTCTTCTCGTACGACCACGCCGACCGCGGCGCCCTCGACAAGGCCGCGAGCACATGGCTCACGGGACGCGCCGTCGCCCAGCACCGGGACCTGCTCGGCGACATCCGCACGCGGGCCGACAAGCAGAAGGCGGTGATCACGACCACGGTCACCGACAGCGCGGTCGAGCGCATCGACGGCGACCGGGCCCGTGTCCTGGTCTACGCCGATCAGAGCAGCGTCAGCACGGCCGGCGACAAGAAGGCCGATGACGACGGCACCTACGCCGGGGCGATGTTCGCGGTCGACGTCGAGCGGCGCGACGGCCGTTGGCTCGTCTCGGCCATCGACACGTTCAGCCGCTGAAGGTGCCTGCCTCTCGCGACGGGGGTGTGCTTGCCCGTTGCCGCCGGGGGGTGCCTGCTCGTCGCCGCCGGGGGGAGGTGCCTGTCTCTTGCCGCCGAGGGGGCGTGCCTGTCTCTTGCCGCCGGGGGGACGCGCTTGCCTCTTGCCGCCGAGGGGGGCGTGCCCGCCCGTCGTCATCGGGAGGCCGTGGCCTTCCGTTGCCATCGGGGGTCGTGCCTGTCTCTTGCCGCCGGGGGGCCGTGCCTGTCTCTCGCCGCCGGGGGGGGCGTGCCCGCCCGTCGTCATCGGGAGGCCGTGCCCTTCCGTTGCCATCGGGGGCCGTGCCTGTCTCTCGCCGCCGGGGGGACGTGCCTGCCCGTCGCCACCGCTGTGCCTGCCTCTGGCCACGGGGGTCGTGCCTGCTCGTCGCCGCCGGGGGGACGTGCCTGCCTCTCGCCGCCGAGGGGGCCGTGCCGGCCCGTCGCCACCGGGAGGAAGCGCCTGCCCGTCCCCGCCGGGGGGTCGCGCCCGCCCCTCGCCACCGGGACGACGCGCCGCCCCTCGCCCCAGGGAGACCCGCGACCTTCGCTCAAGGACAAGCCGCCCTCGCCTCGGGAAGCGCCCCTCGCCCCGGAACCCCTCCCGGGGAGAACCCGCCCGCCCCTCACCACCAGGGAGTGAACCGACCATGCCCGAACACCGCGCCCCACGCCTGCCCGTCCGGACCCGGCAGGGCCTGCGGGCCACCGCTGTCGCCGTGGCCGCGGTGGCGGCGCTCACCGCCTCCCAGGCCCCCGGACTACCGCGGAAGGAGGGTGCCCGCCCGGCCGCCGACGGCCGGCCCGCCCCGGCCGCGGACCTTCCGTACGCCGAACTCGCCCCGCCCCACGACGGTTCGTACCACACCGAACTCCCGCCCCTGGTGTCCCCGGACGCCCCGCCGCGCGCCGCACAGGCCGCCCCGGTACGTGCCCAGTCCGGTATCCCCGGCACCGTGCTGCGCGCCTACCGTGCCGCGGAGCGGTCCGTCGGCCGCACGGACCCCGGGTGCGCGCTGCCCTGGGAACTGCTCGCCGCCATCGGCAAGGTGGAGTCCGGGCAGGCACGCGGCGGCGCGGTCGACCGGCACGGCACCACGCTCGGCCGGATCACCGGCCCGGCACTCGACGGCCGGAACTTCGCCCTGATCCTGGACAGCGACGACGGCGTCCACGACGGCGACACGGTGTACGACCGGGCGGTGGGGCCGATGCAGTTCCTGCCGTCGACGTGGGCGCGCTGGGGCGCGGACGGCAACGGGGACGG is a genomic window containing:
- a CDS encoding lytic transglycosylase domain-containing protein; its protein translation is MPEHRAPRLPVRTRQGLRATAVAVAAVAALTASQAPGLPRKEGARPAADGRPAPAADLPYAELAPPHDGSYHTELPPLVSPDAPPRAAQAAPVRAQSGIPGTVLRAYRAAERSVGRTDPGCALPWELLAAIGKVESGQARGGAVDRHGTTLGRITGPALDGRNFALILDSDDGVHDGDTVYDRAVGPMQFLPSTWARWGADGNGDGRGDPDNIFDAALAAGHYLCAGDRDLSRAADLDRAVLSYNHSRSYLELVRHWLDFYRRGVHAVPDGEGVIPKSPGAGGDAPATEPADEGGRGGKGGDGGKGGDGDGGVIIGPEPGRPDTPSPSPSPSPSSSHPVPPSPSPRPSPSATDPGPSPSGSPTPGPSPTPTPTDPPTPSPDPSTPQDCPSDSASPSPDAAGAAAGRCGPAQ
- a CDS encoding MCE family protein — encoded protein: MKRVVRRRALTTGAATGAGLGGLLALGLGFALALGAFSVTAPRFDGIEDLPLPGGADLGPHPYTVTAELADALSLVPHAAVKVNDVAVGRVTSVRLDGDKWSARVTMEINGDVRLPRDAGARLEQSSLLGEKYVSLIAPAKSAGPAARLGDGAVIPLSRTGRNTEVEEVFGALSLLLNGGGVNQLKTITRELNKALGGREPEVRSMLKRVEELVGNLDDHRGDITDALDGVNRLATTLAGRKDDVRTVLTGLSPGLKTLEEQRGSLLTMLRSLDRLSGVAVSTVEASKDDMVADLKALAPTLKALADAGTDLPDSLQVLLTYPFTDEVLNGVKGDYLNVYLKMTAVPGTQVIPPLVPRGTPSPTAAPKKRSGAKTTASPSAPLPLPSVPPEPTRSPEDGGTPG